The Cytobacillus oceanisediminis genomic interval GAATGGCTTTTTCATAAGCTAAGGCCAGGTCTGTTCGCATGGCTCCAGCTAGACCTGTCCCGTAATATACTTGTGCAGTTTGAGCCAGGAAACCCATATGATACAACATTAATTTATCAGAAAAAGGAGAGTCTTTTGACGTTGTAATCTCTGATTCCCACGACATTGGGACTGGCAAATTATCTTTGTGCAAAATTTTTGAAAGAGCCTGCAGGTTTTCATCGGCAGTTTTTTCTAATTCCTCAAAAAACTTTCTTACTTCTTTTAATTCTGTGACTTGACTGAATCCGATTGAAAGAGCTTTTGCCATAATGCCCTTTTTAATGTTAAGAGAAATACTGATTATTTCTGTGGAAGATAAAAGTCTCCCTTTTCCGAAAAATCCATCAGTAAAATCTGTTGCAGTAATAAGTTCAGGGCTCTCGTTAGGATAAAAATAGGGATCTCTTTGAAAAACTCCTTTCTTCAGCAGCAGCTCAATGGTTAAATCGTACATGCCTTTTGCGTCATCAACACACGAGTTGTAAAACTCCCGTATGTCCTTTCTGACTGAAACACATAAAGCGGTTGTATGACCCAACAAACCATGTATAGTCATAATATGTAAATAATTCAGGCAGAATGTGTCTGAAAACAATCTCCCTGCACCTTTATTGAGGTCGGACACTGTAAACCCAATGGGAACTGGAAATCCATCCTTCTCAATGAAGGAAACAAGCTGCTTCTTTTGCTTTTCCCCTGTCTTAATAGCTATATCAAAAACTTGTTTTATTTCTTCGTCTTCTATAATGGAGATCATATACCTATTTACGATTTCGGTCATTGTTCCGTTTACATACTCCCCCCATAGTGTTCCTATTTCGGAAGATGTAAGCTTTAAATTTTCATTTTCCAATTGTTCTCACCTCTTTAGTATTTTTTACTAATACAGAATTAGGTATACATTTCTTTGGGATTAAACCTTTAGAGTAATTATGCAGGTTCTTTCTTGGTGCTTGATGCCGCGATTGATAAGGCACCTCCATTAGGCAACCATAAAGTTGCCTGTGTTGACAAGTAACCGTATGGTTGCTTATAATCAATATATGAATTGGGACAAAGAGGCTATATTCAAAGCACTTGGTGATTCGACTCGGCGGCTTATTTTAGACGAACTGTCTGAACGCAAAGAGATGACGCTGTATGAACTGACGGCTCGTCTCATTATGAAGCACGGCCTTTCCATTTCGCGGCAGGCAATAGCTAAACACCTTTCTGTATTAGAAGAAGCAGAGCTCATAAATTCCGAACGAAAGGGAAAATATCGCGTAATTATTTTTAATAACAAGCCGCTTAAAAATTTGCTGAAAGGATGGGTAGAGTAATTTTATAAAATCGGAATAGGAATTAACAAATGTGTGGGCTGGTTTTGCTGGCAGCCAGATTGTTAGTACAGAATCATGCGTTACAAATATCAAAGGAGGCAAAAACATGATGAAAGTTATTGTTACCAGTGTCTTCGTCCAGGATCAAGATAATGCATTGAAATTTTACACAGAAACGCTGGGGTTTGTAAAAAAGCATGACATCCCCGTCGGAGAACACAGGTGGATCGCCCTTGTTTCTCCAGAAGATCAAGACGGTACGGAGCTTTTGCTGGAACCGAATGAACATCCGGCCGCCAAAGAATATCAAATGAAGATATTTGCCGAAGGAATCCCGGCCACAATGTTTGGCGTTGCTGATGTTCACGAAGAGTATAACCGATTAATAAAACTCGGAGTGAAGTTTACTATTGAGCCGACAGTAATGGGTGATGTCACATTGGCTGTCTTCGATGATACATGCGGCAACCTTATTCAAATTGCGCAGAAGTAGCTCAGTAAAGGGCATTTTTGGGGGTTCTATTTTCTCATTATGTTGCGTAATATATACGCAGACAAAATAGAACACATTATTTCAAGATAATGGATGATAGAGGGCCGAACGTTGTGATTCTGCTTTCAACACACGAATAATGTCATTTCCTCTCGAATTCTTTTATGTAAAAAGAAATTGGGGAGGATTTTTTATGTTAAAGAGATTTAGAAACATGCTGATGGTTCTTGCGGCTGGAGTTCTCATGCTTGCGGCTCCTTCATTTACAGAAGCGGCGTTCGGGGATCGGACACTTGCCAATGGATCATCAGGGTCAGATGTGGCCGAATTGCAGGATTACCTTATGACGAAAGGGGTTTTCCCGTACCATACATCGACAGGATACTATGGATCTATCACGGTGGAAGCCGTCAAGGACTTTCAGCGTAAGCGCAATCTGAAGGTTGATGGAATTGCAGGACCGCAAACAAGCCATGCGTTAAAAGTGCTGAGATATGGAGATATTGGGAAGCAAGTCATTCAAATTCAATATCAATTGAAACAAACAGGTCACTATAAATCTAATTTAGATGGTATTTATGGAAATGGCACATTGAGCGCTGTCAAGAGCTTTCAAAAACAGCAAGGACTGACTGCAGACGGAATTGCCGGTCCGAAGACAAGAACAGAGCTGGATCGAAAGGCCAAGCGCGGCACAGCTGCCGGTAAAACTTTAACTGTGGAAAGCACAGCGTACACGGCAGATTGTGAGGGCTGTTCAGGTGTGACACGGATGGGCCTGGATTTGAAAAAGTACCCTGATGCGAAAGTGATTGCTGTCGATCCCAGTGTCATTCCGCTTGGATCTATCGTGAAAGTAGAAGGCTATGGAGTTGCGATAGCAGCGGACATAGGCGGCGGCATAAATGGAAGTTCAATCGATGTGTTCATTCCTAACCGCAGCGATGCCCTTCAATGGGGCCGGAAAAGCGTACGTGTGGAAGTAATCGAATAGGTATGGGCTGGCTCGCACATTCATGCGGGGCAGCTTTTTTGTTTTGGAAATCCCTAAATAGAGGAAGGCAAATACATATAAAGAAGTATAAGACTTCATCCATATTGTGGACGGAATATGGCTCCGTTACTGATATATTAATGCTAAGAAAATTAGGGAATGAGGTTAAAAAATGATTAAAGGACTGTATGAAGCACATTTACCAGTAAGTAATATCAGTAAGTCGATTGAATTTTACAAGGGCTTGGGGTTGGAATTAGCAATAAAATACGAAAAAACAGCATTTTTTTGGATCGTTAAGAATGAAAGCTGGCTTGGATTATGGGAATGTGAACAGGCGAAAATAACTTATCATCCATCCATCAGACATATTGCATTTAGAGTAGATTTAGAAGATCTAAAGAATGCCAAAACGTGGCTGGAAAAGCGCGGCATTGAAATGCGTGAAGAATTCGGCTTTAAACCTCTTGAACCCATTGTAATGCCAGACCAGACACATGCTATGGTCTATTTTCATGACCCAGATGGAAATTCATTAGAATTTATCTGTAAATTATCATCTGAGCCTGAAGATAAGCCAAAGATGTATTTAAGTGATTGGGAAAAGTATTTGAAGAATAAAAACTAAAGTTTTTTCTTTGATCAATGAAAGGGGCGGGGTAGTTGAACAAAGGTTATAATTATAGATACAGCTTCATTGAAAACTTGTACAAAAAAGGATGCGTATCATGCCGATTAATTCTTTTGAAAACTATCCTATGACCTGGAAGCCATCCATCGATAAAACAGAAAAGCCCATTTTTCAAGCACTGGCAGGGCAATTGGAACAGGATATTTTAAACGGAGTTTTATTGCCTGGAACGAAACTTCCTCCACAGCGGGAATTGGCCGATTATTTAGATTTAAATGTGAGCACCATTTCAAAAGCATTTAAAGTGTGTGAGTTAAAGGGCTTATTAAGTGCAACGGTTGGAAGCGGCACATTTGTGTCCTATGATGCTCTATCGAATGCTTATTTACTTGAAGATACAAAGCCGAAGCATTTAATTGAAATGGGAGCGACACTTCCGGATAATGCTTCTTTCGAGCCGCTGATGCTCCAGCTGAAAAGTATGCTGCAAGAGACCGATTATGAAAAATGGTTTGGTTATGGCCGGGCAGGCGAAAGCCATTGGCAAAAGGATGCAGCGGTTAAGCTTATCCGCAGAGGCGGGTTAGAAACAACCGTTGATCACATTTTATTTGCGAATGGTGGTCAAAATGCTATTGCTGCTGCACTGGCAAGTCTTTGTAAGCCTGGAGAGCGCATTGGAGTTGACCAGCATACATACCCTGGTTTAAAAACGGCTGCAGCGATGCTTAGTGTGCAGCTGGTGCCAATAAAAACAGAGAATTATGAAATGAGTCCAGCGTCTTTTGAATATGCGTGTAAAAATGAAAATATTAAAGGCATTTACTTGATTCCGGATTATCATAATCCGACAGCTTCCTTTATGTCGGTCGAGAATCGAAAAATGATCGCAGCCATTGCCAAAAAGTATAATCAGTTCATTATCGAAGATGCATCGTACCATCTTCTCAACAAAGAACCATTGCCGGCAGTCGCATCGTTTGCACCAGATCAGGTTATCTATATTGCAAGTCTATCTAAAACATTTGCACCGGGTCTGCGGCTGGCCTATGCAGCAGTGCCGAGTCAATTCAAAGAGCCAATTTCAAAGGCACTTTATAATTTAAATGTATCCGTTTCCCCATTACTGGCAGAACTGGCAGCACGTACGATTGTATCAAATCAATTTGAAGTCTTAATTGAGGGTCATCAGGAGCAGACTATCCGCAGAAACCAACTTGTAAACCGATATTTGGCAGACTTTACGTGTTTAGGTGCTGAAACAGGCATCTTTCGCTGGCTGCTATTGCCAGGCAAGATTACAGGTGCTGAATTTGAAACGTTAGCTAAACAGCAAGGGGTACAAGTGTTTGCAGCTGAACGCTTTGTAGTTGGAAACAGTTGTCCGGAGAGGGCTGTTAGAGTTTCTGTATGTACACCGGAAACGCTTGAAGAGCTTGAGAGAGGTTTGATTATCCTTAAACGCCTGCTAAACAATCTTAGCTAATATTGTTCGCCATACAATTATAATATTGTATGGTTTTTTTGCGCGTGTTAAGATGATTTAAATCTAGTTGGAATATTATGAAAATAGAGCGTTCTAGAAAGGGAGGTGAGCTTTTGTTACCGTTAGACGTCCAATCTGCTTGGCTGCAAAGCTATATAAATTCTTCAGAAAAACAGCAGCAATTATACAAAAGAACATTAATTGTCATTGTCATATCCCAGATTTTTGGAGGAGCAGGACTTGCAGCAGGGATAACAGTAGGGGCACTTCTAGCGCAAAACATGCTGGGTACAGATAGTGTAACGGGAATTCCGACGGCGTTATTTACTTTTGGATCAGCGGGGGCTGCGCTGCTGGTGGGCCGTCTTTCACAGCGATTTGGACGCCGTCCTGGACTTGCGGCAGGATTTATGGCTGGAGGCATCGGCGCCATTGGAGTAGTGATTTCAGCATTAACAAACAACATTCTGCTTTTGTTTATTTCACTGCTCATCTACGGGGCTGGAACGGCTACAAACTTACAGGCACGCTACGCTGGAACTGA includes:
- a CDS encoding DUF3231 family protein — translated: MENENLKLTSSEIGTLWGEYVNGTMTEIVNRYMISIIEDEEIKQVFDIAIKTGEKQKKQLVSFIEKDGFPVPIGFTVSDLNKGAGRLFSDTFCLNYLHIMTIHGLLGHTTALCVSVRKDIREFYNSCVDDAKGMYDLTIELLLKKGVFQRDPYFYPNESPELITATDFTDGFFGKGRLLSSTEIISISLNIKKGIMAKALSIGFSQVTELKEVRKFFEELEKTADENLQALSKILHKDNLPVPMSWESEITTSKDSPFSDKLMLYHMGFLAQTAQVYYGTGLAGAMRTDLALAYEKAILKTLGITRKWFGIMVKNKWLEQQPLAPNRKELAKDK
- a CDS encoding ArsR/SmtB family transcription factor, producing the protein MNWDKEAIFKALGDSTRRLILDELSERKEMTLYELTARLIMKHGLSISRQAIAKHLSVLEEAELINSERKGKYRVIIFNNKPLKNLLKGWVE
- a CDS encoding VOC family protein, with product MKVIVTSVFVQDQDNALKFYTETLGFVKKHDIPVGEHRWIALVSPEDQDGTELLLEPNEHPAAKEYQMKIFAEGIPATMFGVADVHEEYNRLIKLGVKFTIEPTVMGDVTLAVFDDTCGNLIQIAQK
- a CDS encoding peptidoglycan-binding protein is translated as MLKRFRNMLMVLAAGVLMLAAPSFTEAAFGDRTLANGSSGSDVAELQDYLMTKGVFPYHTSTGYYGSITVEAVKDFQRKRNLKVDGIAGPQTSHALKVLRYGDIGKQVIQIQYQLKQTGHYKSNLDGIYGNGTLSAVKSFQKQQGLTADGIAGPKTRTELDRKAKRGTAAGKTLTVESTAYTADCEGCSGVTRMGLDLKKYPDAKVIAVDPSVIPLGSIVKVEGYGVAIAADIGGGINGSSIDVFIPNRSDALQWGRKSVRVEVIE
- a CDS encoding VOC family protein — its product is MIKGLYEAHLPVSNISKSIEFYKGLGLELAIKYEKTAFFWIVKNESWLGLWECEQAKITYHPSIRHIAFRVDLEDLKNAKTWLEKRGIEMREEFGFKPLEPIVMPDQTHAMVYFHDPDGNSLEFICKLSSEPEDKPKMYLSDWEKYLKNKN
- a CDS encoding PLP-dependent aminotransferase family protein encodes the protein MPINSFENYPMTWKPSIDKTEKPIFQALAGQLEQDILNGVLLPGTKLPPQRELADYLDLNVSTISKAFKVCELKGLLSATVGSGTFVSYDALSNAYLLEDTKPKHLIEMGATLPDNASFEPLMLQLKSMLQETDYEKWFGYGRAGESHWQKDAAVKLIRRGGLETTVDHILFANGGQNAIAAALASLCKPGERIGVDQHTYPGLKTAAAMLSVQLVPIKTENYEMSPASFEYACKNENIKGIYLIPDYHNPTASFMSVENRKMIAAIAKKYNQFIIEDASYHLLNKEPLPAVASFAPDQVIYIASLSKTFAPGLRLAYAAVPSQFKEPISKALYNLNVSVSPLLAELAARTIVSNQFEVLIEGHQEQTIRRNQLVNRYLADFTCLGAETGIFRWLLLPGKITGAEFETLAKQQGVQVFAAERFVVGNSCPERAVRVSVCTPETLEELERGLIILKRLLNNLS